AATCTGTTGAACAGAAAGCATGATCCAATGGAAAACGCAAAAAAGGTATTTTTGCATGAAACGTATTATAAAATCCCCGGCCGATCCTCGGATCCAGAAGTCCGCTTATTTTGGTAAAAAGATCAGTGGTGTAAGACCACGCAACATCGTTCAAATCGCCCACCACAACTGTTGGTTTATTGTTTTCCTGAACCTCTTTGGCTACCAATAACAGTTCTTTATCCCTTTCTGTTGAATGGCTATTTTCTCCTGGTACGGGCGGTGTGGGATGCACACAATACATATCGAAGATTTTGCCGGAAGATAATTTCACACCAGTTTTAATAGAAGGAATCTCATCGTCGACCAAAAACCTGACTTTCGGATTGATTAGTTCAAGTTTTGAATAAAGCAGCATCCCATAAGTATTTTCCTGCGGAGCCAAAACCTGATATGGATATTTGTCGTTTAGCTCTTTTGTCTGTTCATACCAAAACAGATCTGTTTCCAAAAGCAACACAATATCCGGATCATTCTGATAAAGCATTTTCAAACAACCTTTGGTGTTTTTGTTGTCCTGAAATACATTAGAAGAAATAATTGAAACCTGATTATCAGAATCTATCTGCTCGACTTTGAGGATTACCTTTTTTGCAAAAATCGTAAAGGGATAAATCTGATAAATAAGAAAAACAGAATTCGCGATCAGCAGTGACAGAAAGAATATATCAAATGGTGAAGAGTCGAGAAATAAAGAACAATAGACGATGATGACTACCAGATTAAAAAAAAGCTTTTGAATCCGGGGATATTCAAAAACCCGAAAGGCCCAATAATCGTTTTTAATGAGCGGAATTAAGGAAAATAATATTATAACTGCACCACTGATTTGTAGGGCAATTTGAAATGAATGCATACTAAAACTAATGAGTGGTAAGAATAAACTAAAAAGGGTATTCTGGTTATGTTAATTAACCCGATTACCTGAACCGAATCTCGTCACTTAAAATCTTTTTACCAAGAATATAAAAAACCTTTTTAGTAATTCGGATAATATTATTCACTTCCTATAATGCAGGATCACTTGGAAAAACGACTGTCCTGTGAGTTTTTCTAAGGTTTTCTTTTGATATTCCCGCTTCCAGGTGAGTAAGGCGTTTTTAAAACAAAAAACCTGTAAACTTTTGATTTACAGGTTT
The nucleotide sequence above comes from Dyadobacter subterraneus. Encoded proteins:
- a CDS encoding endonuclease/exonuclease/phosphatase family protein; amino-acid sequence: MHSFQIALQISGAVIILFSLIPLIKNDYWAFRVFEYPRIQKLFFNLVVIIVYCSLFLDSSPFDIFFLSLLIANSVFLIYQIYPFTIFAKKVILKVEQIDSDNQVSIISSNVFQDNKNTKGCLKMLYQNDPDIVLLLETDLFWYEQTKELNDKYPYQVLAPQENTYGMLLYSKLELINPKVRFLVDDEIPSIKTGVKLSSGKIFDMYCVHPTPPVPGENSHSTERDKELLLVAKEVQENNKPTVVVGDLNDVAWSYTTDLFTKISGLLDPRIGRGFYNTFHAKIPFLRFPLDHAFCSTDFKLVRLSRLDNFSSDHFPILIALQYEQSAFLEQEEPQADEEELALAEEKINKEIPS